Proteins from a single region of Runella sp. SP2:
- the nusB gene encoding transcription antitermination factor NusB, whose product MLSRRHLRIKVLQSLYALQAAREADYQLAIDFITESFKPDLNSMTPQDPVKLEGMRKITTLLLEENYRKGTIPDDDDTPATAVVTARNALKYYEDLYKKDKQRLSRQLTPEVEAIYSAYLLLLQLFIELSFLSQSERERQYDDPDSNPIAKLSGFDTNQVVIALSESKKLESEFIRHGISWGEEVTGLIRKMFREVFRQDETYRAYCAQKTHTPEEDQQLVLYALKEVILKNEDVINFFELRDLYWGENGDLARKMTNKTLKSATEGSVQIVPLTDDWEEDRSFMQELFDETVNRNDEFEAIIAEPLKNWDLERLSAMDYLILKMSVSEMITFPGIPVKVSINEAIEIAKDYSTPKSGKFVNGILDTLSKNLIKEGKIRKSGRGLLDNK is encoded by the coding sequence ATGTTAAGTCGAAGACATCTACGCATTAAGGTTTTGCAAAGCCTCTATGCTCTTCAGGCTGCCCGCGAGGCAGACTACCAATTGGCCATAGATTTCATCACGGAGTCGTTTAAGCCTGATCTCAACTCCATGACCCCTCAAGACCCCGTCAAACTAGAGGGAATGCGAAAAATAACCACGCTCTTACTCGAAGAAAATTACCGCAAAGGCACCATCCCTGACGACGACGACACGCCCGCAACGGCTGTTGTGACGGCGCGGAATGCCCTCAAGTACTACGAGGATTTGTACAAAAAAGACAAACAACGCCTTTCTCGCCAACTTACGCCCGAAGTTGAGGCCATTTATTCGGCCTACTTGCTTCTTTTACAGCTATTTATTGAGTTAAGTTTTCTTTCACAAAGCGAGCGCGAACGTCAGTACGATGACCCAGATAGCAACCCGATTGCAAAATTGTCAGGGTTTGATACCAACCAAGTGGTAATTGCTTTGTCGGAAAGCAAAAAGCTCGAAAGCGAATTTATTCGTCATGGTATTTCGTGGGGAGAAGAGGTAACGGGTCTGATTCGTAAGATGTTCCGTGAAGTTTTTCGTCAAGACGAAACCTACCGTGCTTATTGCGCCCAAAAAACCCATACGCCCGAAGAAGACCAACAATTGGTGCTGTATGCGTTGAAAGAGGTGATTCTCAAAAACGAAGATGTCATCAACTTTTTTGAATTAAGAGACCTTTATTGGGGAGAAAACGGTGATTTGGCTCGTAAAATGACCAATAAAACCCTCAAGTCGGCCACAGAAGGTAGTGTGCAGATTGTCCCACTGACCGACGACTGGGAAGAAGACCGCTCTTTTATGCAAGAATTGTTTGACGAAACCGTTAACCGTAATGATGAGTTTGAAGCGATTATCGCCGAACCACTCAAAAACTGGGACTTAGAACGTCTTTCGGCCATGGATTACTTGATTTTGAAAATGAGCGTTTCCGAAATGATTACCTTCCCTGGCATTCCAGTGAAAGTATCCATCAACGAAGCCATTGAAATTGCAAAAGATTATAGTACGCCAAAAAGTGGTAAATTTGTCAATGGAATTTTAGATACCCTCTCAAAAAACCTAATCAAAGAAGGTAAAATCCGTAAGAGCGGAAGAGGACTTTTAGACAACAAGTAA
- a CDS encoding DUF1573 domain-containing protein — MKRSLFIVLTLWGLWSCGSTQDKSASSSLDDKLPKIEFADDIKNVDFGTIAEGQQVERKFKFKNTGDFPLIINNVSASCGCTIPEWPRDPIGPDEEGTILVRFNSKGKQGPQFKTVTIFANTNPATNDIQFKADVTPAPTADSTAAK, encoded by the coding sequence ATGAAACGTTCCCTTTTTATTGTTTTAACGCTTTGGGGTTTATGGAGCTGCGGCAGTACCCAAGACAAATCAGCCTCAAGCAGCCTCGACGATAAACTCCCGAAAATTGAATTTGCCGACGATATTAAAAACGTTGATTTTGGTACCATTGCCGAAGGACAACAAGTAGAGCGCAAATTCAAGTTTAAAAACACAGGCGACTTTCCTTTGATTATCAACAACGTGAGCGCTTCTTGTGGTTGTACCATTCCCGAATGGCCCCGCGACCCCATCGGCCCCGACGAAGAAGGAACAATCTTGGTACGTTTTAATAGCAAAGGTAAGCAAGGTCCTCAGTTTAAAACAGTGACTATTTTTGCTAATACCAACCCTGCTACCAACGATATTCAGTTTAAAGCAGACGTAACTCCCGCTCCAACGGCGGACTCAACGGCCGCAAAGTAA
- a CDS encoding DUF2029 domain-containing protein codes for MMSTLTVFYVKLVLVVVSSVAIWLGAKNDTFWQKIQQKRQDNRAILIGLLAFRLLPFVIIYLFFDQSPRGDVPFFWGKATQAYQWKLVYRDFISFHAPVFAYIITLPLFLWYSSKAIVLLMVLIEALIIWLTYLAYQRRSQPDALKSTLLYILLSGPMIMVLLGGQEDIWMWGVAAWMMLSYLRSRNDGFGLGVRFSTGLIVIKATFVFWFFPLWFLLKKRWGFLLGMIAIGVPSLAVLYAVMQLDFLMPVQMGTTNLLTPNLFTISRPWMTYLFGSLPTLTVFSWAGMVITLSVSVLAVYRFRNLALEFTLPLAYLATYLAMSIFQPTSVGYYAFAYLLPLMMELVDWKKQRDVVVLLFLNLLLVVQPFIFTHINSPTYDDLTVFSQPLFVLEYTLQVLNVACFGWYLWQVYRKNVSSPQFA; via the coding sequence ATGATGTCAACTCTCACGGTATTTTATGTCAAATTAGTACTCGTCGTAGTATCCTCAGTCGCTATTTGGTTAGGAGCTAAAAACGACACTTTTTGGCAAAAAATCCAACAAAAACGCCAAGATAATCGGGCCATTCTGATTGGTCTTTTGGCTTTTCGTCTTCTTCCATTTGTCATCATTTACCTATTTTTTGACCAATCTCCCCGTGGCGATGTCCCTTTTTTTTGGGGAAAAGCCACCCAAGCTTATCAGTGGAAATTGGTTTATCGCGATTTTATTTCGTTTCACGCCCCTGTTTTTGCCTACATCATCACCTTGCCTCTTTTCCTTTGGTATAGTTCCAAAGCCATCGTGCTATTAATGGTACTTATCGAGGCGCTCATCATTTGGCTAACTTACCTCGCTTACCAACGCCGTTCGCAGCCCGATGCCCTGAAGTCCACCTTGCTTTATATATTGCTTTCGGGACCGATGATTATGGTGCTGCTGGGCGGCCAAGAAGATATTTGGATGTGGGGAGTTGCCGCGTGGATGATGTTGTCTTACTTGCGGAGTCGCAACGACGGCTTCGGGCTAGGCGTGCGCTTTTCGACGGGGCTGATTGTCATCAAAGCTACTTTTGTTTTTTGGTTTTTTCCGTTGTGGTTTTTGCTCAAAAAACGCTGGGGTTTTCTACTCGGCATGATTGCCATAGGCGTCCCGTCGCTGGCGGTGCTTTATGCCGTTATGCAGCTTGATTTTTTGATGCCCGTACAAATGGGCACCACCAACTTACTCACACCCAACCTATTCACCATCTCGCGACCGTGGATGACGTATCTATTTGGAAGCCTCCCCACCCTCACCGTTTTTAGCTGGGCGGGCATGGTCATTACGCTATCAGTATCGGTATTGGCGGTATATCGTTTTAGAAACCTTGCCCTCGAATTTACCCTACCACTCGCCTATTTGGCGACTTATTTGGCCATGAGTATTTTTCAACCAACATCGGTGGGATACTACGCTTTTGCGTACCTACTTCCGTTGATGATGGAACTGGTGGACTGGAAGAAACAACGCGATGTTGTCGTTTTGCTATTTTTAAACTTGTTGCTTGTGGTACAACCCTTTATTTTTACCCACATCAATAGTCCAACTTACGACGACTTAACGGTCTTTTCTCAACCACTTTTTGTCCTCGAATACACCCTTCAAGTACTCAATGTTGCTTGTTTTGGTTGGTATTTGTGGCAAGTGTATCGTAAAAACGTATCGTCCCCCCAATTCGCCTAG
- the folP gene encoding dihydropteroate synthase produces the protein MKKTLNIAGKLLDLSTPQVMGILNVTPDSFFSGSRVLQIEDAYKKADKMLSEGASMLDIGGHSTRPGADAVSEEEELNRVLPVVEMLRKRFPEAIISIDTFRASVARKSIEAGAHIINDIAGGNLDPLMFETVAELNVPYVLMHSRGTPQTMKELNQYDDLVTDVLRELQAKIYQLRQLGVKDIVADMGFGFAKNADQNYVLLRELRAFEALEVPLLVGVSRKSMIWRKLEITPEQSLNATTALNMVALLNGANILRVHDVKEAIEVVKLIRLLQG, from the coding sequence ATGAAAAAAACGCTGAATATCGCTGGAAAGTTGCTCGACTTGTCAACTCCGCAGGTGATGGGGATTCTCAACGTTACCCCAGATTCCTTTTTCTCAGGGAGTCGGGTGTTGCAAATAGAAGATGCTTATAAAAAAGCCGATAAAATGCTTTCGGAAGGGGCTTCTATGCTCGACATTGGTGGTCATTCGACCCGTCCAGGAGCCGATGCCGTTAGTGAAGAAGAGGAGCTTAACCGCGTGCTGCCCGTGGTCGAGATGTTACGTAAGCGTTTCCCTGAGGCCATTATATCCATAGATACCTTTCGGGCGTCGGTGGCGCGAAAGTCCATTGAAGCAGGCGCGCATATTATCAACGACATTGCGGGTGGAAACCTCGACCCATTGATGTTTGAAACCGTCGCCGAGCTGAACGTACCGTATGTTCTTATGCACAGCCGTGGCACACCCCAAACGATGAAAGAACTCAACCAATACGATGATTTGGTGACGGACGTACTGCGGGAATTGCAAGCTAAAATTTACCAACTTCGGCAGTTGGGGGTGAAAGACATCGTGGCGGATATGGGGTTTGGGTTTGCCAAAAATGCGGATCAAAACTACGTCTTGCTGCGGGAACTGCGGGCGTTTGAGGCGTTGGAAGTGCCTTTGTTGGTGGGTGTGTCTAGGAAATCAATGATTTGGCGAAAATTAGAAATTACTCCCGAACAATCGCTCAATGCAACTACCGCGCTCAATATGGTAGCCTTATTAAATGGCGCAAATATTCTCCGCGTTCATGACGTGAAAGAAGCAATTGAAGTAGTTAAGTTGATTCGATTGCTTCAAGGATAG
- a CDS encoding DoxX family protein: MFSFFKPSSSQSFTDLGLLVLRIFVFIMLIPHGYDKLLSFLDGANDFPDPLHVGVRFSHFMTVLGEIFIPLLLIFGLFTRIAAVVEVGLFLVIAFVIHGSDPFGDKEHALLYLVPSLALLLTGAGKYSLDAALFQKK, encoded by the coding sequence ATGTTTTCATTTTTTAAGCCTTCTTCCTCTCAATCATTTACAGATTTAGGACTGCTTGTACTCCGTATTTTTGTATTTATTATGCTCATTCCCCACGGGTACGACAAACTACTTAGCTTCCTCGACGGCGCTAACGACTTCCCTGACCCGTTACACGTGGGAGTTCGGTTTTCTCATTTTATGACGGTTTTGGGCGAAATATTCATTCCGTTGCTGCTCATTTTTGGGTTGTTTACGCGAATAGCAGCCGTGGTAGAAGTCGGGCTTTTCTTGGTCATTGCTTTTGTCATTCATGGCAGCGACCCATTTGGCGACAAAGAACACGCCCTTTTGTACTTAGTGCCTTCATTGGCGTTGTTACTCACAGGTGCTGGAAAGTATTCATTGGACGCAGCTTTGTTTCAAAAGAAATAA
- a CDS encoding BT_3928 family protein, producing the protein MKILAHIVRFLVGGIFIFSGLVKLNDPVGTQIKLEEYFEVFATDMPFMHDFWMALVPLALYLSVLMCAAEVVLGVALLASWRLKQVNWILLALIVFFTFLTFYSAYFNKVTDCGCFGDFLKLKPWTSFTKDIVLLVLIIFLIWQSKVFRSLPTGSLVAFSAIFSIALAIYAIRYLPPVDFLPYKIGNNIPQLMQPSESLRYKYIMEKDGKTEEFEKFPTDTTYKYKEMVLINESAKPKITDYKVWNNEGDFTQETFTGKKLIIIIKNGPDLNVASLAEIRSLINSLKGTGVESLILTSNSDAEIQEIRKAYALDIPYYSADGTVLKTISRSNPGIWLMNNGTVKGKWHYNTTPDKEEVLGKL; encoded by the coding sequence ATGAAAATTTTAGCCCACATTGTCCGCTTTTTAGTTGGAGGAATCTTTATTTTTTCGGGTCTAGTTAAACTCAACGACCCCGTTGGTACTCAAATCAAGCTGGAAGAATACTTCGAGGTATTTGCCACTGATATGCCATTCATGCACGATTTTTGGATGGCTTTGGTTCCGCTTGCGCTTTATTTGTCGGTGCTAATGTGCGCTGCCGAAGTTGTCCTTGGCGTAGCCCTTCTTGCCTCTTGGCGTTTGAAGCAAGTCAATTGGATACTGCTTGCCCTCATCGTTTTCTTTACTTTCTTAACGTTCTATTCGGCTTATTTCAACAAAGTGACCGACTGCGGTTGCTTCGGTGATTTCTTAAAACTCAAACCCTGGACTTCCTTTACCAAAGACATTGTCTTGTTGGTTTTGATTATATTCCTTATCTGGCAAAGCAAGGTCTTCCGCAGCCTTCCTACGGGTTCGTTGGTGGCGTTTTCGGCTATTTTTTCCATTGCTTTGGCCATTTATGCCATTCGCTACCTCCCTCCTGTTGACTTTTTGCCTTACAAAATTGGCAACAACATTCCCCAATTAATGCAACCTTCGGAGTCACTTCGCTATAAATACATCATGGAGAAAGATGGCAAAACCGAAGAGTTTGAAAAATTCCCGACTGATACCACTTATAAGTACAAAGAAATGGTACTTATCAACGAAAGCGCCAAACCAAAAATTACCGACTACAAGGTTTGGAACAACGAAGGTGATTTTACACAAGAAACGTTTACGGGTAAAAAGCTCATTATCATCATCAAAAACGGCCCTGACTTGAACGTAGCAAGTTTGGCAGAAATCCGTTCGTTGATTAATTCTTTGAAAGGTACGGGGGTTGAGTCCTTGATTTTAACTTCAAATAGCGACGCCGAAATTCAAGAGATTCGGAAAGCTTACGCCCTCGATATTCCTTATTATTCAGCCGATGGTACCGTTTTAAAAACCATTTCGCGTTCAAATCCAGGCATTTGGCTTATGAACAATGGTACAGTAAAAGGTAAATGGCACTACAATACCACGCCTGATAAAGAAGAAGTGTTGGGTAAATTATAA
- a CDS encoding YtxH domain-containing protein, with amino-acid sequence MNNSTKTLIAFLAGVATGATIGILYAPAEGQVTRDKLSFRLSKYREQLQGLITDLLEGKDLPESLAKAEGQKVVADTREKAERLLEDVDRLMAQIKGQAS; translated from the coding sequence ATGAATAATTCAACAAAAACATTAATTGCTTTCTTAGCGGGAGTAGCTACTGGAGCAACCATCGGAATCTTATACGCACCTGCCGAAGGACAAGTAACCCGTGACAAACTTTCGTTCCGTCTTTCAAAATACCGTGAGCAGCTTCAAGGTCTTATTACTGACTTGCTCGAAGGTAAAGACTTACCCGAAAGTTTGGCCAAAGCAGAAGGTCAAAAAGTAGTGGCAGACACGCGCGAAAAAGCAGAACGCCTACTCGAAGATGTCGATCGTTTGATGGCGCAAATCAAAGGACAAGCGTCTTAA
- a CDS encoding family 16 glycoside hydrolase yields MKKLQLLIGLLAVFEGVLAQTIPLETKSLLPNKVYVSLEKLDGKTVLKVNKDSTVKEVDEPTFVRLKDVDFKDGIIEVMVLSRLEKKASPTARGFIGVAYRIKKDNSQFECMYIRPTNGRADDQVRRNHSIQYFAYPDFKFDRLRKESPEKYESYADMGLNEWIKIKIEVKGKQAKLFLNDNRHPSLIVNDLKLGENNTGGIGLFVDVGTEGYFRDLKVVND; encoded by the coding sequence ATGAAAAAGTTACAGTTGTTAATTGGCCTGTTGGCTGTTTTTGAAGGAGTTTTGGCTCAAACCATTCCGTTAGAAACTAAGAGCCTTTTGCCAAATAAAGTGTATGTATCGTTGGAAAAGTTGGACGGCAAGACGGTTTTGAAAGTAAACAAAGACTCTACGGTAAAAGAGGTGGACGAACCTACCTTTGTCCGTCTCAAAGACGTTGATTTCAAAGATGGAATCATCGAGGTAATGGTGTTGAGTCGATTAGAAAAAAAAGCATCGCCAACAGCTCGTGGTTTTATTGGGGTAGCGTATCGAATCAAAAAGGATAATTCGCAATTTGAGTGTATGTACATCCGTCCAACCAATGGCCGAGCCGACGACCAAGTTCGTAGAAATCACTCTATCCAATATTTCGCTTATCCTGATTTTAAATTTGACCGCCTACGAAAGGAGTCACCTGAAAAGTATGAATCGTACGCAGATATGGGCCTGAATGAATGGATAAAAATCAAAATTGAGGTAAAAGGGAAACAGGCAAAACTGTTTTTGAATGATAACAGGCACCCGTCTCTGATTGTGAATGATTTAAAGCTCGGAGAGAACAATACAGGTGGTATCGGCTTGTTTGTGGATGTAGGTACTGAAGGGTATTTTAGGGATTTGAAGGTCGTTAATGATTGA
- a CDS encoding Crp/Fnr family transcriptional regulator produces MEEDCLIAYFNTFVPLTEDEITIIKGKAKKRIIKRRQMILQEGFPCKHYSFVVEGCFKMYGVDDRGNEHNIQFAAENDWIMDIGSFHSKKPSQLFIEAVEPSVVLQIEQQDLYFLYLNVPKLDRIFKVIVENKFVELQNRVLQTFSSTAETRYLSFLEQYPKLASRLPNTQIASYLGITPEFLSKIRKDVSRKR; encoded by the coding sequence ATGGAAGAAGATTGTTTAATTGCTTATTTCAACACTTTTGTTCCACTCACAGAAGACGAAATTACCATTATAAAGGGTAAAGCAAAGAAAAGAATTATCAAACGTCGTCAGATGATTTTGCAAGAGGGGTTTCCTTGCAAACACTATTCGTTTGTGGTAGAAGGTTGTTTTAAAATGTACGGAGTAGATGATAGAGGCAATGAACACAACATTCAGTTTGCTGCCGAAAACGACTGGATTATGGACATTGGAAGTTTTCACTCCAAAAAGCCAAGCCAATTGTTCATTGAAGCCGTCGAACCGTCGGTCGTGCTGCAAATCGAACAACAAGATTTGTATTTTTTGTACCTCAATGTTCCTAAGCTCGACCGTATTTTTAAAGTAATTGTTGAAAACAAATTTGTAGAACTGCAAAATCGGGTTTTGCAAACCTTCAGTTCTACTGCCGAAACAAGGTACTTGAGTTTTCTGGAGCAATATCCTAAGTTAGCTTCAAGACTTCCCAACACCCAAATTGCTTCTTATTTGGGCATTACGCCCGAGTTTTTGAGTAAAATCCGAAAAGATGTAAGCCGAAAACGTTGA
- a CDS encoding helix-turn-helix domain-containing protein codes for MTSLNNHPNVPHMKWVGTKIRKIRELRDFTQEFMASQLGRSQTSYSKIERGEVDISFSNLNKIADVLNVEVMQLLAFDGNTFAPAKSAIVSTTTKEGSNVLFQVGLSERERELYERKIQAMQEEILFLRSLIRDKSC; via the coding sequence ATGACATCGTTAAATAATCACCCAAACGTACCCCACATGAAATGGGTAGGTACGAAAATCCGTAAAATCCGCGAATTGCGTGATTTTACCCAAGAATTTATGGCTTCTCAACTGGGGCGTTCGCAGACGTCTTACAGTAAGATTGAGCGCGGAGAGGTTGATATTTCGTTTTCAAACCTCAATAAGATTGCCGACGTGCTCAACGTGGAAGTAATGCAGTTGTTGGCTTTTGATGGAAATACGTTTGCTCCTGCCAAGTCGGCCATTGTATCAACAACAACCAAAGAAGGGAGCAACGTACTGTTTCAGGTGGGACTTTCGGAACGAGAGCGGGAATTGTACGAACGGAAGATTCAGGCAATGCAAGAAGAAATCCTGTTTTTAAGAAGCCTTATTCGTGATAAAAGTTGTTGA
- a CDS encoding shikimate kinase, protein MKNIFLIGLPSSGKTTLGKQLARHVRYRFVDTDALIVKEEGMPIPDIFAQKGEAYFREAEARILRAIRPDSKLVIATGGGMPCFHDNMEYIKANGLSVFLDVSPEQIVERILRHSTDDRPLYQKNDGQLLNNLREKHESRLGFYSQADFTLHGDNIHIRQLLDTIQQYI, encoded by the coding sequence ATGAAAAATATTTTTTTAATAGGTCTCCCCTCTTCGGGCAAAACGACACTCGGCAAGCAACTTGCCCGCCACGTGCGTTATCGTTTTGTTGATACTGATGCACTCATTGTCAAGGAAGAAGGAATGCCTATTCCCGATATTTTTGCCCAAAAAGGCGAAGCCTATTTTCGAGAAGCCGAAGCCCGTATTTTGCGCGCGATTCGGCCCGATTCCAAATTAGTAATTGCAACAGGCGGTGGAATGCCCTGTTTTCATGACAATATGGAGTACATCAAAGCCAACGGCCTCAGTGTATTTTTGGACGTAAGCCCCGAACAAATCGTCGAACGGATATTACGCCACTCGACTGACGACCGTCCGTTATATCAAAAAAACGATGGTCAATTGCTCAACAACCTACGTGAAAAACACGAATCACGCCTTGGTTTTTATTCACAGGCTGATTTTACCCTCCATGGTGATAACATCCACATTCGACAACTCCTTGACACGATTCAGCAGTATATATGA
- the yajC gene encoding preprotein translocase subunit YajC, with protein MNSIFLQAASGQTSMIYQLLMWAGIIGVFYFFMIRPQQKKQKDQKKFLEELKKGDEVITIGGLHATVISVYETTVTLDVDGKGTKMKFEKSSISRKAGTTA; from the coding sequence ATGAACAGTATTTTTTTACAAGCCGCATCTGGCCAAACTAGCATGATTTATCAGCTTTTGATGTGGGCAGGTATCATTGGAGTGTTTTATTTCTTCATGATTCGTCCGCAACAAAAAAAGCAAAAAGATCAAAAGAAGTTTTTGGAAGAACTTAAAAAAGGCGACGAGGTAATTACCATTGGCGGTTTGCACGCAACGGTCATTTCAGTATATGAAACAACCGTTACCCTTGACGTGGACGGCAAAGGCACTAAAATGAAATTCGAGAAATCTTCTATTTCGCGCAAAGCTGGAACAACTGCTTAA
- a CDS encoding DUF1599 domain-containing protein: MQQTEREYRSVITRCKDIFTKKNQDYGPSWRILRLPSITDQIFIKAQRIRTLQENGFSKVDEGEVPEFIGIINYCVMALIQIQLGDNKGMDFTAAQLTELYDTQMNEVYELLFNKNHDYGEAWRDMRVSSMTDIILMKLFRIKQIEDNEGKTIISEGVKSGYQDIINYSVFCLIKLGQAH; the protein is encoded by the coding sequence ATGCAACAAACTGAGCGCGAATATCGGAGTGTTATCACTCGCTGCAAAGACATTTTTACCAAAAAGAACCAAGATTACGGCCCCTCGTGGCGAATTCTGCGTCTTCCTTCTATTACGGATCAAATTTTCATCAAAGCCCAACGCATCCGCACCCTTCAAGAAAACGGTTTTTCTAAAGTAGATGAAGGCGAAGTGCCTGAGTTTATCGGTATCATCAATTACTGTGTGATGGCCTTGATTCAGATACAGTTAGGTGACAACAAAGGGATGGATTTCACGGCCGCGCAGCTCACTGAATTGTACGACACCCAAATGAACGAAGTATATGAATTGTTGTTCAACAAGAACCATGACTACGGCGAAGCATGGCGTGACATGCGAGTGAGCAGCATGACCGATATTATTTTGATGAAGCTATTTCGCATCAAACAAATAGAAGACAACGAAGGAAAAACGATTATTTCGGAAGGCGTAAAGTCTGGTTATCAAGACATTATCAACTATTCAGTTTTTTGTCTTATTAAACTTGGACAAGCACATTAA
- a CDS encoding HlyD family secretion protein, with amino-acid sequence MAQLLPDSFIDNTTHLYLPKVKARSMVLYALVLGAVIVFGVAAFFIKIDVSFTSSGTIRSVAEKTEVRSLVSGRVLTAHVRENQLVKVGDILLTLAPDALEEKLRLSHFQQSEQQQLINDLIFLTSPKYDLTDALGNRMFKTSLYAQQYNQLQAQLKENEVRRNKVEKELKADKYLHSEKVLATRDLDAKQAEYDQLYEEYRLLIERQVSQWEAELNTAKLLSAQLKSEEGQLAKERQLYTIKAAVAGTVQQWAGKYEGSVVQSGETLGIISPDSSLLVECYIKASDMGLLKLKQTVLFQLDALNYREWGLARGSVIDIARDFTLINNQPVFKVKCRLDTPSLKLQNGYEARLQKGMTLQARFVIVQRTLAQLVFDKMEDWLNPNAKRD; translated from the coding sequence ATGGCCCAACTCCTACCCGATAGCTTTATCGACAACACAACGCACTTGTATTTACCAAAAGTAAAAGCAAGGTCGATGGTACTGTATGCCCTTGTACTTGGTGCAGTTATAGTCTTCGGTGTTGCCGCATTTTTTATTAAAATCGACGTTTCATTTACATCAAGCGGCACCATTCGGTCGGTAGCCGAAAAAACGGAAGTGCGCTCGCTCGTCAGTGGTCGCGTATTAACAGCCCATGTTCGCGAAAATCAATTGGTGAAAGTCGGTGATATTCTGCTGACCCTTGCCCCCGACGCCCTTGAAGAAAAACTACGACTCAGCCATTTTCAACAATCTGAGCAACAACAACTTATCAATGACTTAATCTTCCTCACCAGTCCGAAGTACGACCTAACAGATGCCTTGGGCAATCGGATGTTTAAAACATCGCTGTATGCCCAGCAGTACAATCAGCTCCAAGCCCAGTTAAAGGAAAACGAAGTGCGGCGCAACAAAGTAGAAAAAGAACTCAAAGCAGATAAATATTTACACAGCGAAAAAGTGCTTGCCACCCGCGATTTAGATGCCAAGCAGGCTGAATATGACCAACTTTACGAGGAATACCGTCTCTTGATTGAGCGCCAAGTAAGCCAATGGGAAGCCGAGCTGAATACGGCCAAACTACTATCGGCCCAACTTAAATCCGAAGAAGGTCAACTGGCCAAAGAGCGTCAATTATATACCATTAAAGCGGCAGTGGCAGGCACTGTTCAACAATGGGCGGGCAAGTACGAAGGTAGCGTCGTTCAGTCGGGCGAAACGTTGGGCATCATTTCTCCTGACTCAAGTTTGCTGGTCGAATGTTACATCAAAGCATCTGACATGGGTCTTTTAAAACTCAAACAAACTGTACTTTTTCAGTTGGACGCCCTCAACTACCGCGAATGGGGTCTTGCCCGTGGTAGTGTAATTGACATTGCACGTGATTTTACTTTGATCAACAACCAACCCGTTTTCAAAGTAAAATGCCGTCTCGATACTCCCTCCTTAAAATTACAAAATGGCTACGAAGCTCGCCTCCAAAAGGGAATGACGCTCCAAGCCCGCTTTGTGATTGTACAACGTACGCTTGCGCAATTGGTCTTTGATAAAATGGAAGATTGGCTAAATCCGAATGCGAAAAGGGATTGA
- the coaE gene encoding dephospho-CoA kinase (Dephospho-CoA kinase (CoaE) performs the final step in coenzyme A biosynthesis.), protein MALQIGITGGIGSGKSVVCRIFEALGAPFYSADERAKWLLNNDEKLKKTVEALLGKDAYLADGSYNRRWVAQEVFSKPALLQQLNAIVHPRVGEDTEAWVKKHKKAPYLVKEAAIMARAGQRNSLDKIIVVTAPTDLRIARVLQRDPQRTEAEIRDIISRQISDDERLQLADFVIKNDESQLLIPQVWELHQLFRKKR, encoded by the coding sequence ATGGCTTTACAAATCGGAATAACAGGAGGAATCGGTTCGGGAAAAAGTGTGGTATGCCGTATTTTTGAAGCACTTGGTGCACCTTTTTATTCGGCCGATGAACGTGCCAAATGGCTCCTCAACAACGACGAAAAACTCAAAAAAACGGTAGAAGCGCTGTTGGGGAAAGACGCCTACCTAGCCGACGGAAGTTACAACCGCAGGTGGGTAGCACAGGAAGTTTTTTCAAAACCTGCCTTGCTTCAGCAACTCAATGCCATCGTACATCCAAGGGTAGGAGAAGATACCGAGGCTTGGGTAAAAAAGCATAAAAAAGCGCCCTATTTGGTCAAAGAAGCAGCTATTATGGCCCGAGCAGGCCAACGCAATTCACTCGACAAAATTATCGTTGTGACAGCCCCCACTGATCTTCGCATCGCTCGGGTTTTACAACGAGACCCTCAGCGTACCGAAGCCGAAATCAGGGATATTATTTCGAGGCAAATATCTGATGATGAGCGACTTCAACTAGCTGATTTTGTAATCAAAAACGACGAAAGTCAACTTCTAATTCCGCAAGTGTGGGAACTCCACCAGTTATTTCGTAAAAAACGATAA